One genomic window of Papaver somniferum cultivar HN1 unplaced genomic scaffold, ASM357369v1 unplaced-scaffold_150, whole genome shotgun sequence includes the following:
- the LOC113335983 gene encoding serine hydroxymethyltransferase, mitochondrial-like, with amino-acid sequence MRWVMTLFPVVLRTIYLVLINLKNKGINGSRVEKVMELVLLTRTLLCLPWFLVAFEWELLFSHQGDSLRKILLKAEFFDAAVKLALKAKAECKKGS; translated from the exons ATGCGTTGGGTTATGACCTTGTTTCCGGTGGTACTGAGAACTATCTATCTAGTCTTGATCAATCTGAAAAACAAG GGTATCAATGGCTCCAGAGTTGAGAAAGTAATGGAGTTGGTGCTGCTAACAAGAACTCTGTTGTGTCTGCCATGGTTCCTGGTGGCATTCGAATGG GAACTGCTGTTCTCACATCAAGGAGATTCCTTGAGGAAGATTTTGCTAAAAGCAGAATTCTTCGATGCTGCTGTGAAATTGGCCTTGAAAGCCAAAGCTGAATGCAAAAAAGGTTCCTAA